Proteins encoded within one genomic window of Fibrobacter sp. UWB16:
- a CDS encoding Tex family protein: protein MDFSAIIAEELNLEVWRVSKALELMDQGGTIPFIARYRKDQTGTLNEIELRDISHRRDYLQELVDRKETILKSIEEQGKLTPELKAQIEACKDKTLLEDIYAPFKPKKRTRATIAKELGLEPLARLMWAQENTGNTAEEIARIYLSEEKGLADPRAALKGAADILAEEVADNAEYRQYLRNKVEKTGVMVSKVKKDFEKQETKFKDYYDFSEPVSKIPSHRMLALRRGEKEKVLRLSIEVPNEEMIGYLQNQVIKHDSVWKPYLEDMCKDAWERLLQPSMESEVRLLLKDAAEEEAFKVFSKNLQDVLLAAPAGHKAVLALDPGFRTGCKVAVLDKNGKFMDHGIIKPHEPWNDKAGAAVYLMSLIDKYQIDLIAIGNGTASRETDAFCGEMALKFKGKVPPRVIVSEAGASVYSASMIAIAEFPKEDVTTRGAISIGRRLQDPLAELVKVDPQSIGVGQYQHDVNQRELKKRLDEVVESCVNMVGVDVNSASAPLLSHVAGLSNTLSEAIVKYREENGAYASREDLKKVKGFGPKAFEQAAGFMRIPGAENPLDDSAVHPENYALVEKMAEKVGVPVKEMVGNADAVKGIKLDEFLSDEVGRATLEDILKELQKPSRDPRKEFRYAKFDDRIKTINDLVTGSWMEGVVTNVANFGAFVDIGVHQDGLVHISEISDKYVTDAKDVLTVGDVVKVRVVAVDANQKRISLSMKQEQTDGVAGAGANGPRGQRVGGPRGNFGHRDGGARPQGGIQGHATIADLKNKIAGKERPGFAQKKPQAAQPAKLNALLKSMKKGF, encoded by the coding sequence ATGGATTTTTCTGCGATTATTGCCGAAGAGCTGAATCTTGAAGTGTGGCGCGTTAGTAAGGCGCTCGAACTTATGGACCAGGGGGGCACGATCCCCTTTATCGCCCGTTACCGCAAGGACCAAACGGGAACTTTGAACGAAATTGAACTCCGCGACATCAGCCACCGTCGCGACTACCTCCAGGAACTTGTGGACCGCAAGGAAACGATCCTCAAGAGCATCGAGGAACAGGGCAAGCTCACGCCGGAACTCAAGGCTCAGATTGAAGCTTGCAAGGACAAGACTCTTCTCGAAGATATTTACGCTCCGTTCAAGCCGAAGAAGCGTACTCGCGCAACGATTGCAAAGGAACTTGGTTTGGAACCGCTCGCCCGCCTGATGTGGGCTCAGGAAAATACCGGAAACACGGCAGAAGAAATTGCACGCATTTATTTGTCCGAAGAAAAGGGCCTTGCCGACCCGCGTGCCGCCCTCAAGGGTGCTGCAGACATCTTGGCCGAAGAAGTTGCAGACAACGCCGAATACCGCCAGTACCTCCGCAACAAGGTCGAAAAGACTGGCGTCATGGTTTCTAAGGTCAAGAAGGATTTCGAAAAGCAAGAAACCAAGTTCAAGGACTACTACGACTTTAGCGAACCGGTCTCCAAGATCCCGAGCCACCGTATGCTCGCTCTCCGCCGTGGCGAAAAGGAAAAGGTGCTTCGCCTCTCCATCGAAGTCCCGAACGAAGAAATGATCGGTTACCTCCAGAATCAGGTCATCAAGCACGACTCTGTCTGGAAGCCGTATCTCGAAGATATGTGCAAGGACGCTTGGGAACGCTTGCTCCAGCCGAGCATGGAAAGCGAAGTGCGCCTCCTCCTCAAGGACGCCGCCGAAGAAGAAGCTTTCAAGGTGTTCTCCAAGAACCTCCAGGACGTTTTGCTTGCCGCTCCGGCAGGCCACAAGGCAGTGCTTGCCCTCGACCCGGGTTTCCGTACGGGTTGCAAGGTCGCTGTGCTCGATAAGAACGGCAAGTTCATGGATCACGGCATCATCAAGCCGCATGAACCGTGGAACGACAAGGCCGGTGCCGCAGTTTATTTGATGAGCCTCATCGACAAGTATCAGATTGATCTCATCGCTATCGGTAACGGTACGGCAAGCCGCGAAACGGACGCTTTCTGTGGCGAAATGGCTCTCAAGTTCAAGGGCAAGGTTCCGCCGCGCGTTATCGTCTCCGAAGCTGGTGCATCTGTCTATAGCGCAAGCATGATTGCTATCGCCGAATTCCCGAAGGAAGACGTGACGACCCGTGGTGCTATTTCCATTGGCCGCCGCTTGCAGGACCCGCTCGCTGAACTTGTCAAGGTCGATCCGCAGTCCATTGGCGTGGGCCAGTACCAGCACGACGTGAACCAGCGCGAACTCAAGAAGCGTTTGGACGAAGTCGTGGAAAGCTGCGTGAACATGGTCGGTGTCGACGTGAACAGCGCTTCTGCTCCGCTCCTCTCTCACGTGGCAGGCCTCAGCAACACGCTTTCTGAAGCCATTGTGAAGTACCGCGAAGAAAACGGCGCTTATGCAAGCCGTGAAGATTTGAAGAAGGTCAAGGGCTTTGGTCCGAAGGCTTTTGAACAGGCCGCAGGATTTATGCGTATCCCGGGTGCAGAAAACCCGCTCGACGATTCCGCCGTGCATCCTGAAAACTACGCCCTCGTCGAAAAGATGGCTGAAAAGGTCGGCGTTCCGGTCAAGGAAATGGTCGGCAATGCAGACGCTGTGAAGGGCATCAAGCTCGACGAATTCCTCTCCGACGAAGTCGGTCGTGCTACTTTGGAAGATATCCTCAAGGAACTCCAGAAGCCGAGCCGCGACCCGCGTAAGGAATTCCGTTATGCTAAGTTCGATGACCGCATCAAGACCATCAACGACCTCGTGACGGGTAGCTGGATGGAAGGTGTCGTGACCAACGTTGCTAACTTCGGTGCTTTCGTGGACATCGGCGTGCATCAGGACGGTCTCGTTCACATTTCTGAAATCAGCGACAAGTATGTGACGGACGCTAAGGACGTGCTTACGGTCGGTGACGTGGTGAAGGTCCGCGTGGTTGCAGTCGATGCAAACCAGAAGCGCATCAGCCTTTCCATGAAGCAGGAACAGACGGACGGTGTTGCCGGTGCTGGCGCTAATGGTCCTCGCGGTCAGCGCGTGGGTGGCCCGCGTGGTAACTTTGGTCATCGCGATGGTGGTGCTCGCCCGCAGGGTGGCATCCAGGGTCATGCAACGATTGCCGACCTCAAGAACAAGATTGCCGGTAAGGAACGCCCGGGCTTTGCTCAGAAGAAGCCGCAGGCCGCCCAGCCTGCCAAGCTGAACGCTCTTCTTAAGTCTATGAAGAAGGGATTTTAA
- a CDS encoding ferredoxin, with the protein MAITKVWLDESSDECVSCGACEATCDAVFSVPEKMVVKEGVDFSAYENEIKDAADSCPAGVIKFS; encoded by the coding sequence ATGGCAATTACGAAAGTTTGGCTCGATGAATCTAGCGACGAATGCGTCTCCTGCGGCGCTTGCGAAGCAACTTGCGATGCAGTCTTCTCCGTTCCGGAAAAGATGGTCGTTAAGGAAGGCGTTGACTTCAGCGCATACGAAAACGAAATCAAGGACGCTGCAGACAGCTGCCCGGCCGGCGTGATCAAGTTCTCGTAA
- the argB gene encoding acetylglutamate kinase: MKKVVVKIGGSLAIDEAKLADFVAAVSKLPAMGCQVAVVHGGGKDINENISLLREQPTFIDGLRVTTPSIMKMVEMTLSGHVNKKLVRMLLENNCNAVGLSGVDGKLFEVVKKQGKVDLGLVGEVKKVNPQIVETLWSAGFVPVVSPISIGPDENGKAVSWNVNADTAASELAVALHADQFVLVSDVPGVMDDTKTVIPELTEDASEALIASGVINGGMIPKVRESFKSIERGLKSIHIVGWKDVDHFVKQINGELNYGTILG, encoded by the coding sequence ATGAAAAAAGTGGTTGTAAAAATTGGTGGCAGCTTGGCGATCGACGAAGCCAAGTTGGCCGATTTTGTGGCGGCAGTCAGCAAGCTTCCGGCTATGGGCTGCCAAGTGGCCGTGGTGCACGGCGGTGGCAAGGACATCAACGAGAACATCTCCTTGCTCCGAGAACAACCCACATTTATCGACGGTCTCCGAGTCACGACGCCTTCTATCATGAAGATGGTCGAAATGACGCTCTCGGGTCACGTCAACAAGAAGCTCGTGCGAATGCTCCTCGAAAACAATTGCAACGCTGTCGGCCTCAGTGGCGTTGATGGCAAGTTGTTTGAAGTGGTCAAGAAGCAGGGCAAGGTGGATCTTGGCCTCGTGGGCGAAGTCAAGAAGGTCAATCCGCAGATTGTGGAAACACTTTGGTCTGCTGGCTTTGTTCCGGTCGTAAGCCCGATCTCTATCGGTCCGGACGAAAACGGCAAGGCTGTGAGCTGGAACGTGAATGCCGATACTGCCGCAAGCGAACTGGCTGTGGCACTCCACGCTGACCAGTTCGTGCTGGTGAGCGATGTCCCGGGCGTGATGGACGATACCAAGACCGTCATTCCGGAACTCACGGAAGATGCAAGCGAAGCCCTCATTGCTTCTGGCGTCATCAACGGCGGCATGATCCCGAAGGTCCGCGAAAGCTTCAAGAGCATTGAACGCGGCCTCAAGAGCATTCACATTGTCGGCTGGAAGGATGTCGACCACTTTGTAAAACAAATTAATGGAGAACTGAACTATGGCACAATCCTTGGCTAA
- a CDS encoding aspartate aminotransferase family protein encodes MAQSLANSVFEEDKQFIAPLYGKANIEFVRGEGSYLFDKNGKKYLDFVAGIAVNALGHQNAAIKKAVEEQMDSFFHISNLYPNFPQVNLAKALLAATGFDKAFFCNSGTEANEGCIKFARKYFDRKGEKNRQKIVTFINSFHGRTFAALSATGQPAIREGFGSMPGDFVHVPWNDVAALKAEVNNDTCAIMLESLAAEGGVMTVSDEMVAAINSLKKEFGCLVIVDEVQAGMGRLGTFLGLQKHGIDADLVSLAKALGGGLPLGAVLLRQKVADQLKAGDHGTTFGGNPVACAVGLAVVNQIAKPEFLANVEARSAQLKAGLEAIAAKFPAVKSVRGEGLILGLALDESLPVGNVIAAARDEGMMVLSAKGNVLRLLPPLNVSAAECDEALAKLEKAFATATK; translated from the coding sequence ATGGCACAATCCTTGGCTAATTCCGTTTTTGAAGAAGACAAGCAGTTTATCGCCCCGCTTTATGGCAAGGCCAATATTGAATTTGTCCGTGGCGAAGGTTCTTACTTGTTCGACAAGAACGGCAAGAAGTATCTTGACTTTGTCGCTGGCATCGCCGTGAACGCTCTCGGTCACCAGAATGCTGCTATCAAGAAGGCTGTCGAAGAACAGATGGACAGCTTCTTCCACATTTCGAACCTTTATCCGAACTTCCCGCAGGTGAACCTCGCTAAGGCTCTCCTCGCTGCAACGGGTTTCGACAAGGCATTCTTCTGCAACTCCGGTACCGAAGCTAACGAAGGCTGCATCAAGTTTGCTCGTAAGTATTTCGATCGCAAGGGTGAAAAGAACCGCCAGAAGATCGTAACGTTCATCAACAGCTTCCACGGTCGTACGTTTGCAGCCCTTTCTGCAACGGGTCAGCCGGCCATCCGCGAAGGCTTTGGCTCCATGCCGGGTGACTTTGTTCACGTTCCTTGGAACGATGTGGCAGCCCTCAAGGCCGAAGTTAACAACGACACTTGCGCCATCATGCTCGAATCTCTCGCTGCCGAAGGTGGCGTGATGACCGTTTCCGATGAAATGGTCGCTGCCATCAACAGCTTGAAGAAAGAATTCGGCTGCCTCGTGATTGTCGACGAAGTCCAGGCAGGTATGGGCCGTCTCGGCACATTCCTTGGCCTCCAGAAGCATGGCATTGATGCTGACCTCGTGTCGCTTGCCAAGGCTCTTGGCGGTGGCCTCCCGCTCGGTGCAGTGCTCCTCCGCCAGAAGGTTGCTGATCAGCTCAAGGCTGGCGATCATGGCACGACGTTTGGTGGTAACCCGGTTGCTTGCGCAGTGGGTCTCGCTGTCGTGAACCAGATTGCAAAGCCGGAATTCCTCGCCAATGTCGAAGCTCGCTCCGCTCAGCTCAAGGCTGGCCTCGAAGCTATCGCCGCAAAGTTCCCGGCAGTGAAGAGCGTGCGTGGTGAAGGCCTTATTCTCGGCCTCGCTCTCGACGAATCGCTCCCGGTCGGTAACGTGATTGCTGCCGCTCGCGACGAAGGCATGATGGTCCTCAGCGCTAAGGGTAACGTTCTCCGTTTGCTCCCGCCGCTGAACGTCTCCGCGGCCGAATGCGACGAAGCGCTCGCTAAGCTTGAAAAGGCTTTTGCAACAGCTACAAAGTAA
- a CDS encoding Rpn family recombination-promoting nuclease/putative transposase, whose protein sequence is MAETKNSHGEMIGEIKTFEEYKGAGVFADLLLDRTFKKAFNPDSQNKVCLIALLNAVLEGEIASPIVDVQSRNKEYSDGSNENRTSVFDLHCIDSAQRKFIIEVQILFQKNIVNRSIYYASQTIIAQGKRGKKYNYELNPVVTVVFMEFNVFADDRYIRRAKLREINGSCISDALNFAFVELPKFNKPLDELETTLDKGLYALKNMKNMTQMPKQYVNTVFELLFSTAKLAKLSKEEQKMIDEAQKAKWDEYAIHKAAIDSGLQQGRNQRNLEIAKKMLLKKKPVEEIIEFTDLSEADVLAIQADLDKA, encoded by the coding sequence GTGGCTGAAACAAAAAATAGCCATGGTGAAATGATTGGCGAAATTAAAACTTTCGAAGAATACAAAGGCGCGGGCGTTTTCGCGGATCTTCTTCTCGACAGAACTTTCAAAAAGGCTTTTAATCCCGATTCGCAAAATAAGGTTTGCCTGATTGCGCTTTTAAATGCCGTACTTGAAGGTGAAATTGCATCGCCGATTGTGGATGTGCAGTCTCGTAACAAGGAATACAGCGACGGTTCGAATGAAAATCGTACTTCAGTTTTCGACTTGCACTGCATCGATTCTGCTCAGCGAAAATTCATCATCGAAGTGCAGATTCTTTTTCAGAAAAACATTGTCAATCGTTCGATTTATTACGCCTCACAAACGATTATTGCTCAGGGAAAACGAGGTAAAAAGTACAATTACGAATTGAACCCTGTTGTTACAGTTGTGTTCATGGAATTTAATGTGTTTGCCGATGACCGCTACATTCGCCGAGCAAAGCTTCGCGAAATCAATGGGTCTTGCATTAGTGATGCGCTCAATTTTGCGTTTGTAGAACTTCCAAAGTTCAATAAGCCTCTGGACGAACTCGAAACGACGCTCGACAAGGGTCTTTACGCTCTCAAGAACATGAAAAACATGACGCAGATGCCCAAACAGTATGTGAACACGGTGTTCGAGCTCTTGTTTTCGACAGCGAAATTGGCTAAATTATCGAAAGAGGAACAGAAAATGATTGACGAAGCACAGAAAGCCAAATGGGACGAATACGCAATCCATAAAGCGGCTATTGATAGCGGTTTGCAACAAGGTCGCAATCAAAGAAATCTCGAAATTGCGAAGAAAATGCTGTTGAAAAAGAAGCCCGTTGAAGAAATTATTGAATTCACTGATCTTTCTGAAGCTGATGTTCTTGCGATTCAGGCCGATTTAGATAAAGCTTGA
- a CDS encoding GGDEF domain-containing protein, translating into MNDIIQAVNICIDLFSLSILFLILVLLWVGHWRNDRLQYNFTGMIIAYHGVIITYAIIHFCDGELSAPVYAIVDLVSFVSSALCIYYFSQYVFAFLENRKCELSKITHYTIYALCVLDFLLNVGVDISTGDITRDWTSNETIVSWLATGVWGILMTGIIIYYRKQFGLRTFTFFIIYFILPFIAGSAAPFVEGIRVDIVSVVFVIVCLFVGVQVSENTSHKMFEKLSFNDAMTGLFNRNYLVMHPDDVKRKLPCSYVMFDLNHLKEINDNYGHSKGDEYIRNFAEILKKILPENAEAIRTGGDEFLVIIPKFNRAKCEAFLSRFIEESKQTQVQGITESAAYGFAVRTTGLQSEEEVIAAADRQMYLQKKASREGR; encoded by the coding sequence ATGAACGATATTATCCAGGCGGTAAACATCTGTATAGACTTGTTCAGCCTTTCCATATTGTTCCTCATTTTGGTTCTCCTCTGGGTCGGGCATTGGCGTAACGACAGGCTTCAGTACAACTTCACAGGCATGATAATCGCCTACCACGGCGTGATTATCACGTACGCCATCATCCACTTTTGCGACGGTGAACTTTCGGCCCCAGTTTACGCAATTGTCGATTTAGTCAGCTTTGTTTCGAGCGCGCTATGCATCTACTACTTTTCGCAGTACGTATTCGCGTTCCTCGAAAATAGAAAGTGCGAACTCAGCAAAATCACACACTACACCATTTACGCCCTTTGCGTCCTTGACTTTTTGCTGAACGTCGGCGTAGACATCTCTACAGGCGACATTACCCGCGACTGGACTTCAAACGAGACAATCGTTTCTTGGCTTGCCACAGGCGTTTGGGGCATTCTCATGACGGGAATCATCATTTATTACCGCAAGCAGTTTGGACTACGGACTTTTACCTTCTTTATCATCTACTTTATTCTGCCCTTTATTGCAGGCTCGGCAGCTCCGTTTGTCGAAGGGATCCGCGTGGATATCGTCAGCGTGGTCTTCGTAATTGTCTGCCTTTTTGTCGGTGTTCAGGTCAGCGAAAACACATCGCATAAAATGTTCGAAAAGCTGAGTTTCAACGACGCCATGACGGGACTTTTCAACAGAAACTACCTTGTGATGCACCCCGACGATGTGAAGCGCAAGCTCCCATGCAGTTACGTGATGTTTGACCTAAACCACCTCAAGGAAATTAACGACAACTACGGACACAGCAAGGGTGATGAATACATACGAAACTTTGCCGAGATTCTAAAGAAGATTCTCCCCGAAAACGCCGAAGCCATCCGCACCGGAGGGGATGAATTTTTGGTGATTATTCCCAAATTCAACCGCGCAAAATGTGAAGCGTTTTTAAGCCGTTTCATTGAGGAATCCAAACAAACTCAAGTTCAGGGAATTACGGAAAGCGCCGCCTACGGCTTTGCGGTCCGCACGACAGGCTTGCAATCCGAAGAAGAGGTCATCGCAGCCGCCGACAGGCAGATGTACCTGCAAAAGAAGGCGTCACGGGAAGGGAGATGA
- a CDS encoding site-specific integrase — MRFLDCALDYLKKDADELAPLTVRTYYWNLKKIALFEPELECDAVTSETVRNYKRYLETLHNKEATVVKALSVFRIFCNKMKADGVIHGDPFENVKVGRAYSRRGFLTLRELKHLYLSYMESHVALTRAEDDVMRVFLFSCFTGLRYGDLRTLDASEIFDWKIRKQMHKTGEAVYIPIPVQARLLLPNPLTSGRVFHVVDNSTFNRTLRKGAKKLGHYKHIHCHLARHTFATTCITIGIPLPATSKLLGHRNLDTTLIYAKYVDTFLDKEMKKFDRLK, encoded by the coding sequence ATGCGTTTTTTGGACTGTGCGCTTGACTATTTAAAGAAAGATGCTGATGAACTTGCACCTTTGACGGTACGCACGTATTACTGGAATTTGAAGAAAATTGCGCTTTTTGAACCGGAGCTCGAATGCGATGCTGTGACTTCTGAGACGGTGCGGAATTACAAGCGCTATTTGGAAACGCTCCACAATAAAGAAGCGACTGTGGTCAAGGCACTTTCGGTGTTCCGTATTTTTTGCAACAAGATGAAGGCGGACGGAGTGATTCATGGCGACCCGTTTGAAAACGTGAAGGTGGGGCGTGCCTACTCGCGTCGTGGATTTTTGACGTTGCGTGAGCTGAAACATCTTTATTTGAGTTACATGGAGTCGCATGTCGCTTTGACGCGGGCAGAAGATGACGTGATGCGCGTGTTCCTGTTCAGCTGTTTTACGGGGCTCCGTTACGGGGACTTGCGTACGCTTGATGCCTCGGAAATTTTCGACTGGAAAATCCGTAAGCAAATGCACAAGACGGGCGAGGCGGTGTACATCCCGATTCCTGTGCAGGCGCGGCTGTTGCTCCCGAACCCGCTAACTTCTGGGCGTGTGTTCCATGTGGTGGATAATTCGACGTTCAACCGCACACTCCGTAAAGGGGCGAAAAAGCTAGGGCATTACAAGCATATCCATTGTCACCTGGCGCGGCATACATTTGCAACAACATGCATTACGATTGGAATCCCGCTACCTGCGACAAGCAAACTTCTCGGCCACCGCAACTTGGATACGACGCTTATTTACGCCAAGTACGTCGACACGTTTTTGGACAAAGAAATGAAAAAGTTTGACCGACTGAAATAA
- a CDS encoding radical SAM protein yields MNVTFLNPPFHPMFSRESRSPCVTKSSTLYWPMFLSYAAGVCEADGNEIQLIDSPAMELDLSQTLEGIKKFGPELVICSTSTPSILNDLKVVHAIKETLPNVKVAIMGTHATAEPLESMEMEPSLDYVVIGEADYTCRNLVRALRGDGAPVGQFAGLAYRTAEGKVDFQPEGPKIENLNEIPWVSKVYRKHLYSCYKKYFYGANLNPLIVILSGRGCPNHCSYCVIPQTLNGHKFRRRDPKDVVDELQYIKENFEDLGEVFFEDDTFTASHEHVRQICNLILERGLKITWSCNARADVPLDLLKLMKKAGGREMCVGFESASPEVLEKIHKGVKNTDKAIEFTKNARKAGLLVHGCFMVGNPGDTPETLRMTLDYAKKLNPNTAQFYPIMAYPGTEAYKEALASGALKSKDYSQWLDKDGFHRTTIQRGELTSQALVDFCDKARREFYLRPSYIIRQGIMAIKNPRERYRVLRGFGTLVKHLFRKHGELAPVARQAPTNKT; encoded by the coding sequence ATGAACGTTACTTTTTTAAATCCCCCCTTCCACCCGATGTTCAGTCGGGAATCTAGATCCCCGTGTGTTACGAAGTCCAGTACGCTTTACTGGCCCATGTTTTTGAGCTATGCTGCCGGCGTTTGTGAAGCCGACGGTAACGAAATCCAGCTGATTGACAGCCCCGCCATGGAACTCGACTTGTCCCAGACGCTCGAAGGCATCAAGAAGTTCGGTCCGGAACTCGTTATTTGCAGCACTAGCACCCCGAGTATTTTGAACGACCTCAAGGTCGTCCATGCGATCAAGGAAACTTTGCCGAACGTAAAGGTTGCCATCATGGGTACGCACGCGACCGCAGAGCCGCTCGAATCCATGGAAATGGAACCGTCTTTGGACTACGTGGTGATTGGCGAAGCCGACTACACCTGTAGGAACCTCGTCCGCGCCCTCCGTGGCGACGGCGCTCCTGTTGGTCAGTTTGCAGGCCTTGCCTACCGCACCGCCGAAGGCAAGGTGGACTTCCAGCCCGAAGGTCCGAAGATTGAAAACCTGAACGAAATCCCGTGGGTCTCGAAGGTCTACCGCAAGCACCTTTACAGCTGCTACAAGAAGTATTTCTACGGTGCAAACCTGAACCCGCTTATCGTGATTTTGTCTGGTCGTGGTTGCCCGAACCACTGCAGCTACTGCGTGATTCCGCAGACGCTCAACGGTCACAAGTTCCGCCGCCGCGATCCGAAGGACGTTGTCGACGAACTCCAGTACATCAAGGAAAACTTCGAAGATTTAGGCGAAGTGTTCTTTGAAGACGATACGTTTACGGCAAGCCACGAACACGTGCGCCAGATTTGCAACTTGATTCTCGAACGCGGTCTCAAGATTACGTGGAGCTGCAACGCCCGCGCCGATGTGCCGCTCGACTTGCTCAAGCTCATGAAGAAGGCCGGTGGCCGCGAAATGTGCGTGGGCTTCGAAAGTGCCTCCCCCGAGGTTCTCGAAAAGATCCACAAGGGCGTGAAGAACACCGACAAGGCAATTGAATTTACGAAGAATGCCCGCAAGGCAGGACTCCTCGTTCACGGTTGCTTCATGGTCGGTAACCCGGGCGACACGCCGGAAACGCTCCGCATGACGCTCGACTACGCCAAGAAGCTGAACCCGAACACAGCCCAGTTCTACCCCATCATGGCATACCCAGGCACCGAAGCTTACAAGGAAGCTCTCGCCAGCGGCGCTTTGAAGTCGAAGGATTACAGCCAGTGGCTCGACAAGGACGGCTTCCACCGTACCACAATCCAGCGCGGCGAACTCACAAGCCAGGCTCTCGTGGACTTCTGCGACAAGGCCCGCCGTGAATTCTACCTGCGTCCTAGCTACATCATCCGTCAGGGCATCATGGCGATCAAGAACCCGCGTGAACGTTACCGCGTTCTCCGTGGATTCGGCACGCTCGTGAAGCACCTGTTCAGAAAGCATGGAGAACTCGCCCCGGTCGCAAGACAGGCTCCGACTAATAAGACGTAG
- a CDS encoding toxin-antitoxin system YwqK family antitoxin, whose translation MEKRFFTILACIVIGGTVISASAAPKPANMALDTVRTTYENGQLARIYTVKKGTDVREGMALSYHPNGKIAVEAPYRDGKLDGVLRSYDENGTLHETVGYLDGEEEGFSIVYYENGKKKSRETYRRGELNGMMESWDENGKLRRQIPYVNGQIHGVVKFYDEMGNIHEDVRFERGLRHGPYHRYTFGKVTLEAEFQNNRCVKNCNF comes from the coding sequence ATGGAAAAGCGTTTTTTTACAATTTTGGCGTGTATAGTGATTGGGGGCACGGTAATATCGGCCTCTGCGGCGCCAAAGCCTGCCAATATGGCGCTAGATACGGTCCGCACGACGTATGAGAATGGTCAATTGGCCCGAATTTACACGGTCAAAAAGGGTACTGATGTTCGCGAAGGGATGGCTCTTTCGTACCATCCGAACGGAAAAATAGCCGTTGAAGCCCCGTATAGGGATGGCAAGTTAGATGGGGTTTTACGTTCATATGATGAGAACGGAACGCTACACGAGACCGTCGGCTACCTAGATGGTGAAGAAGAAGGCTTTAGCATTGTCTATTACGAAAACGGCAAAAAGAAAAGCCGCGAGACGTATCGTCGCGGCGAGCTAAATGGCATGATGGAATCTTGGGATGAAAACGGTAAGCTCCGTCGCCAAATTCCCTATGTCAATGGCCAAATTCATGGCGTCGTGAAGTTCTACGACGAAATGGGCAATATTCACGAAGACGTTCGTTTCGAACGAGGGCTTCGCCATGGACCGTACCACCGCTACACCTTTGGCAAGGTCACTCTAGAAGCGGAATTCCAGAATAACCGCTGCGTCAAAAATTGCAATTTCTAG
- a CDS encoding DedA family protein yields MKNSILKTTIALALLFTAFTFADDIVSVDAASAVASTAADTAKSTGIYNQIIDWYNENLNYGTITLLMAIESSFIPFPSELVVPPAAYKALQPGSGLNIALIVFFATLGALIGAYVNYFLAKILGRPIIYKFADSRLGHFLLLDVEKVEKAENYFREHGAISTFVGRLITVIRQLISIPAGLAKMKLAPFTLYTFLGAAIWNCVLALLGYFAHGQKDIIEKYNSELAIALLGFGVLFIGYMVWNAMKPKKKQ; encoded by the coding sequence ATGAAAAATTCTATCCTTAAAACAACAATAGCTTTAGCTCTCCTCTTTACTGCATTTACATTCGCGGACGATATCGTTTCTGTAGACGCTGCAAGTGCTGTCGCAAGCACCGCCGCCGATACCGCAAAATCGACAGGCATTTACAATCAGATTATCGACTGGTACAACGAAAACTTGAACTACGGAACAATTACGCTTTTGATGGCGATTGAAAGCTCGTTTATTCCGTTCCCGTCTGAACTTGTCGTACCGCCCGCCGCTTACAAGGCTTTACAGCCGGGTTCGGGTCTCAACATCGCACTCATCGTGTTCTTTGCAACGCTTGGCGCACTCATCGGCGCATACGTCAACTACTTCCTTGCCAAGATTCTCGGTCGCCCGATTATCTACAAGTTCGCCGATAGCCGTCTCGGACACTTCTTGCTGCTCGATGTCGAAAAGGTTGAAAAAGCCGAAAACTACTTCCGTGAACATGGCGCCATTTCGACATTTGTCGGCCGCCTCATCACGGTCATCCGCCAGCTGATTTCGATTCCGGCAGGCCTTGCAAAGATGAAACTCGCTCCGTTCACGCTTTACACGTTCCTCGGCGCCGCCATCTGGAACTGCGTCCTCGCACTGCTTGGTTACTTTGCCCACGGACAAAAGGACATTATCGAGAAGTACAACTCCGAACTCGCCATCGCATTGCTTGGCTTCGGTGTGCTCTTCATCGGTTACATGGTCTGGAATGCCATGAAGCCAAAGAAAAAGCAATAG